The nucleotide sequence GGTCTTAGAGGACGATCAGCCACACTGGCACTGACACACGGGCCAGACTCCTACGGGAGGCAGCAGTGAGGAATCTTGCGCAATGGGCGAAAGCCTGACGCAGCAACGCCGCGTGAGGGATGAAGGCCTTCGGGTTGTAAACCTCTTTCGGTTGGGAAGAAACCTTTGGTATGAATAAGATCAAGGGTGGACGGTACCAACAAAAGAAGCCACGGCTAACTCTGTGCCAGCAGCCGCGGTAAGACAGAGGTGGCAAGCGTTGTTCGGATTTACTGGGCGTAAAGAGCGTGTAGGCGGTTGAGCAAGTCAGTTGTGAAATCCTATGGCTTAACCATGGAATTGCTTCTGAAACTGCTCAACTAGAGTATAGGAGAGGAGAGTGGAATTTCCAGTGTAGCGGTGAAATGCGTAGATATTGGAAGGAACACCGGTGGCGAAGGCGGCTCTCTGGCCTGTAACTGACGCTGAGACGCGAAAGCGTGGGGAGCAAACAGGATTAGATACCCTGGTAGTCCACGCCCTAAACGATGGGCACTAAGTGTCGGAGGTATCGACCCCTCCGGTGCCGCACCTAACGGAGTAAGTGCCCCGCCTGGGGAGTACGGCCGCAAGGTTGAAACTCAAAGGAATTGACGGGGGCCCGCACAAGCGGTGGAGCATGTGGTTTAATTCGACGCAACGCGAAGAACCTTACCAGGGCTTGACATGCTGGTGGTAGTGAGCCGAAAGGGGAACGACCCAGCAATGGGAGCCAGTGCAGGTGCTGCATGGCTGTCGTCAGCTCGTGCCGTGAGGTGTTGGGTTAAGTCCCGCAACGAGCGCAACCCTCACCCTCTGTTGCCAACAGGTAATGCTGGGAACTCTGAGGGAACTGCCCCGGCTAACGGGGAGGAAGGTGAGGACGACGTCAAGTCATCATGGCCCTTATGTCCTGGGCTACACACGTGCTACAATGGGGCCGACAACGAGTCGCAAAACCGTAAGGTGAAGCTAATCTCTTAAACGGTCCCTAAGTTCAGATTGAGGTCTGCAACTCGACCTTATGAAGGTGGAATCGCTAGTAATCGTGGATCAGAACGCCACGGTGAATACGTTCCCGGGCCTTGTACACACCGCCCGTCACACCACGAAAGCCCATTGTACCAGAAGTCGCTGATCCAACCCGCAAGGGAGGTAGGTGCCCAAGGTATGATTGGTGATTGGGGTGAAGTCGTAACAAGGTAGCCGTAGGGGAACCTGCGGCTGGATCACCTCCTTTCTAAGGAGCATCCTTTCAGGCAGGTTGATGCTTAGGTATCATTCCTGCCATAATGATCGCATCCAGGTCGACCCACCTCCTTCAATACACCTATTTAGCTTTGAGAGACCAATGGACCCTCGTTTTATGGAACCACCCATAGTTTTTTTTATTGGTCATTTCGACACTCTCGGCAGATAAGCCGGGCCTATAGCTCAGATGGTTAGAGCGCACGCCTGATAAGCGTGAGGTCGATAGTTCGATTCTATCTAGGCCCACCATCCGTTGTGGTGAAGAGGGACAGAAAAGTCCTAAAATTCTGAAGAAAAAAAGGTTGAAAAATTTCAGCCTTACTGAATTTTAGGGGATGTAGCTCAGTTGGGAGAGCGCCTGCTTTGCAAGCAGGAGGTCAGCGGTTCGATCCCGCTCATCTCCACCATTGAGATGAAAGTTCAAAGCTGAAAGCTCAGAGGAAAAAACTTTGAGCTTTGAGCCTTGGGCTGAATAGCTCAAGGTTGTTCTTTGACAATTGAATAGAATCAGGGTACAGAAAACAAAACGCTGAGGAAAAGCCTCATGTATTAGAGGCAAATTTATTGGTCAAGCTACTAAGAGCATACGGTGGATGCCTTGGCATCAGGAGGCGATGAAGGACGTGGCTAGCTGCGATAAGCCCCGGGGAGTTGCTAACAAGCTTAGATCCGGGGATTTCCGAATGGGGAAACCCGATTCCAGTTATGTGGAATCACCCCCTACTGAATCCATAGGTAGGGAGGAGCGAACCAAGGGAAGTGAAACATCTCAGTACCTTGAGGAAAAGAAATCAAGTGAGATTCCCTTAGTAGTGGCGAGCGAACGGGGAAGAGCCTAAACCAGGTTTATGTAAGCTTGTGGGCGTTGTAAATCTGGTGTTGCGGGGCCTAACTTGGCTGTTCCACAAAATGGCCGGAGAGTTACAAACTTTTTTCTTAGTTGAACAGTCTGGAACGACTGACCATAGATGGTGATAGTCCAGTAGACGAAAAGGAAAGAGCTCTCTGAGTTAGGTTCCCAAGTACCACGGGGCACGTGAAACCCTGTGGGAAGCCGGGAGGACCACCTTCCAAGGCTAAACACTACCTGATGACCGATAGTGAACCAGTACCGTGAGGGAAAGGTGAAAAGAACCCCGTTGAGGGGAGTGAAATAGTACCTGAAACCGTATGTTTGCAAGCAGTGGAAGCACTATGAATCGCCTTAGGCGATTAACGTGCGACCGCGTGCCTTTTGCTTAATGAGCCGGCGAGTTATTTGGTGCAGCAAGGTTAAGTCGAAGAGATGGAGCCGTAGCGAAAGCGAGTCTTAATAGGGCGATTTAGTTGCATTAAATAGACCCGAAGCCAAGTGATCTACCCATGTCCAGGATGAAGCGCAGTTAACCCTGCGTGGAGGTCCGAACCAGTGAACGTTGAAAAGTTCTTGGATGAGGTGTGGGTAGGGGTGAAAGGCTAATCAAACTTGGTGATAGCTGGTTCTCCTCGAAATAGCTAGAGGGCTAGCCCTGCAAAGTAAGTGACGGGGGTAGAGCACTGAATGGACTAGGGGCCTTACCGGGCTACCAAACCCAATCAAACTCCGAATACCGTCAACTGTTATTGTAGGAGTCAGACTACGGGTGCTAAGATCCGTGGTCAAAAGGGAAAGAACCCAGACCGCCAGCTAAGGTCCCTAAATTTGTGCTAAGTGGTAAAGGTTGTGGGAGCGCTTAGACACCCAGGAGGTTGGCTTAGAAGCAGCCACCCTTTAAAGAGTGCGTAATAGCTCACTGGTCTAGCGCGCCCGCGCCGAAAATGTAACGGGGCTCAAGCACAATACCGAAGCTGCGGATTTGATTAATCTTCGGATTATTCAAGTGGTAGAGGAGCATTCTCTTGTAGGTTGAAGGCAGACTGTAAGGACTGCTGGACGAAAGAGAAGCGATTATGCCGGCATAAGTAGCGATAATCCATGCGAGAAACATGGACGCCGTAAACCTAAGGTTTCCTGGGCTAGGTTAATCCTCCCAGGGTTAGTCGGTCCCTAAGCCGAGGCCGAAAGGCGTAGGTGATGGAAAACAGGTCAACATTCCTGTACCACTGAGATGGCGTTATCCAGTGAAGGGGGGACGCAGAAGGGTAGATCATCCGGCTGTTGGATGTGCCGGTCTAAACCGGTAGGGGGATCCGCTTGGCAAATCCGGCGGATCGTTATCTCCGAGAGGTGACGGGGAGGCCGTAAGGCCACAAACTGATTAATCCCATGCTGCCAAGAAAAGCCTCGTAACGAGCCATCTGAGTGACCGTACCGCAAACCGACACAGGTAGGTGGGAAGAATATTCCAAGGCGCTTGAGAGAACGCTCGCTAAGGAACTCGGCAAATTAACCCCGTAACTTCGGGAGAAGGGGTGCCCTTGTAGTGTGAAGTTCTTCGCGAACAACGCACGAAAGGGCCGCAGAGAAATGGCTCTGGCGACTGTTTAACAAAAACACAGGTCTCTGCAAAGTCGTAAGACGACGTATAGGGACTGATGCCTGCCCGGTGCCGGAAGGTTAACAGGAGAGGTCATCCTGAGCAATCAGGAAAAGCTTTGAATCGAAGCCCCGGTAAACGGCGGCCGTAACTATAACGGTCCTAAGGTAGCGAAATTCCTTGTCGGGTAAGTTCCGACCTGCACGAATGGCATAACGATTGGAGCACTGTCTCGGCGAGCGACTCAGCGAAATTGTAGTTCCGGTGAAGATGCCGGGTGCCCGCGACTAGACGGAAAGACCCTGTGCACCTTTACTACAACTTGACATTGGACATTGGGTGTGTCTGTGTAGGATAGGTGGTAGACTATGAAACCTTATCGCTAGGTAGGGTGGAGTCGACCTTGAAATACCACCCTTTCACTTCTGATGTTCTAACCTAGGTCCGTTATCCGGATTGGGGACAATGTCTGGTGGGTAGTTTGACTGGGGCGGTCGCCTCATAAAGAGTAACTGAGGCGCCCAAAGGTTCCCTCAGGCTGGTCGGAAATCAGCCGAAGAGTGTAAAGGCATAAGGGAGCTTAACTGCGAGACCTACAAGTCGAGCAGATGGGAAACCAGGGCTTAGTGATCCGGTGGTCCCGTGTGGAAGGGCCATCGCTCAACGGATAAAAGGTACGCCGGGGATAACAGGCTTATCTCCCCCAAGAGTTCACATCGACGGGGAGGTTTGGCACCTCGATGTCGGCTCATCGCATCCTGGGGCTGGAGTAGGTCCCAAGGGTTGGGCTGTTCGCCCATTAAAGCGGTACGCGAGCTGGGTTCAAAACGTCGTGAGACAGTTTGGTCCCTATCTGTCGTGGGCGCAGGAGATTTGAGAGGAGCTGTCCTTAGTACGAGAGGACCGGGATGGACGAACCTCTAGTGTGCCAGTTGTCGCGCCAGCGGCACAGCTGGGTAGCTATGTTCGGAAGGGATAACTGCTGAAAGCATCTAAGCGGGAAACCCGCCTCAAGATTAGATCTCCCGGGCCGCAAGGCCCCTAAAGGCCCCTGGAAGACTACCAGGTTGATAGGCTGGGTGTGTAAGCACAGCAATGTGTTAAGCTAACCAGTACTAATAGGCCGTGAGGCTTGACCATAATATTTATTTGCCTCTAATAGATCAGGTTTTCTGTACACCAGTTTCCGGTGGTAATTCCGGAGGGGTCACACCCGTTCCCATACCGAACACGGAAGTTAAGCCCTCCAGGGCCGATGTTACTGCTCTCGCAAGGGAGTGGGAAAGTAGGACGCTGCCGGGATTAAAATAAAAGCCCGTTGATCCGAAATGATCAGCGGGCTTTTTTATTTTGAATTGAACATAATGGGGAAAGAACTTGTTTATATTTACACATCTTTCAATCTAATTTATAATTTTGAAGCGCAAAAGAAATCCTTTCGGAAAATTCCCTGATGTTGTTTTATCAAGAACCTAAATTTTAGAAAGACATTAATATTTAATTAATGAAATCGCCTGATTCAACCTGGAAAGTTTTGTGGCTTGCCATGCGTTCTTGGCGAACGGCAGCGGTAAGTCTTCTATCTTTTTCTTCCGGGCTTCCTTTAGGTTTGGTTTGGATTACCATTCCAACCTGGATGGCCAAAGAAGGGGTCGATATTAAAATTATTGGCCTTTTTACCCTTGCCCAAGCCCCCTGGACTTTTAAATTTGTTTGGTCTCCCTTTATGGATCGGTACTCCATTCCCCTTCCCAAGGTAGGCCGGAAATTGGGGTGGGCCATTGTTATGCAGATTGGGTTGTTACTCCTTACACTCGCTCTCTCAGGATTAAGTTCCCATCCGGATGTCATTTGGATTATTGGTTCCCTAACCCTGGCCATGGCCTTTGTGTCTGCCAGTCAGGATATTGCCATCGATGCCTACGCAGTGGAAGTTTTAAAGCCGGAAGAACAGGGAATTGCCGTTGGAGCCCGTATAGCACTTTACAGGGTGGCTATGTTTGTGGCCGGGGGACTTGCCATCACCCTTGCGGGGTTTTTGTCTTGGGGTTCTGTATTTGCCATGCTTAGCCTCTTTTATTTACCCATGATGGTGGTTAGTTATTTTGCTCCAACCTCAGAGTACGATAAAACCCAAGCCCCAAAAACCCTAAAAGCTGCAGTATGGGAACCTTTTATCGGATTCCTTTCTGTACATCGGTCACTTGAAATTTTATTATTCGTTGTTTTATACAAGCTTGCGGACAATTTGGCCGGGGCCCTTGTTCGACCTTTTTTGGTTCAGGTTGGGTTTGATAATTTTGATGTGGGTGTTGCAACCGCCACCATAGGACTTTTTGCCACCCTTGGGGGGACTTTCCTGGGGGGTGCAATGACAACTGCTTGGGGTTTGGGTAATTGTTTATGGGTTTTTGGAGCTTTGCAAATTCTGTCAAATTTTGGATATGTGTTTATTGCGGAAATTGGAGTTAACCGTCCGTTGATGTATACCGCCATGGGTTTTGAAAGTCTGACTACGGGGATGGGCACCGGTGCTTTCAGTGTCCTTTTATTAAGAATGACTCAAAAGCAGTTTTCAGCAACCCAATATGCGTTATTTTCCAGTTTATTTGCCCTACCCAGGATTCTTGCCGGGCCGGTTACGGGTGTAATGGTGGATGCCATAGGGTGGCGAAATTTTTTCCTCGTTACCATGGCCATTGGTATTCCCGGAATGATGATGCTTCAGCGGTTTTCTCCCTTGGGGGTCCGGGATCCAATCTTTCCCCCTGAGGCGAAGAGAGAATACAAACCCCTTGGTAAAAAGGCCCTAGTGGGTCGGGCTTTTATGGGAGGAACCATTGGTTTTGTTTTTTCCTCAATGGTCGTGGTTTTATTAAGTGCGATTCGTTCTTTCCGTTCTGATCCGGAGAAGGGTTTTGATATGATGAAACCTTTTTTCGATATGGTTGTTCCTCAAACGTTAACCCATACCACGCAGCTTTTTGGGATTGTGTTATTTAGTCTGGTGATTGGATTGGCAACTGCGGCAATTTTTGCTGCCCGAAGGAATATAAAACACCCCCTTCCCGTAGGACCAGAAAAAACATAACCTTACGCTAATCTGCAAAGTGAAGCCCTATGAACCCTATCCATAAAATTCAAAAGCTGATTGAAAAAGGGTTTACGGTTCGGGATTTGTACGCATTGCTTCCATATAAAAATAATAATTTATTCAATATAAAAGGAGATAAAGCTAAACAAAGACTTAATCTTTTTAAATTCCTCTCCGAAATTTATTATGACGAGAATATTCTTTCAGGCCCTGAGATGCCATTTCCAATTGGGGTGATGGATTTAAGTTTACAGGCAAAAGAACGGGTAGATGATCTTTTAGGGAGTGTAAAACCCACCCCTCCACAAAAAATTCTCCTGGAAAAAGGCCTAATGACCTCCCTTCAAAAACGGGGGACGAATATATGGAATGGAAATACCTACTCCCTTCATTCTTTAAAATTAGACAGCAAGGGAAAAGCTAGTCAGGTTAACGCTTATGTGGGCTCTTTTTTTGATATGGTTTCCTCAGCGGGTTATCTTGAGTTGGAATGTTTGTCGGCTCTTAGGGAATTTCAAACCGAAATTTCCATTGATCACCTTCCAGCACGGAAAAGGGTTTTAGAAGGTTTTAATACCCCGGGGGAGTGTCTTCGATCAGGAGGGGGAGTTGATGCGGTGATTGCCGTATCTACCTTGGTCGTTTATCAAAGAAAAGGGAAACTCTGGGTTTTATGGGATGTGTTGCCAAAAAGAAAAAAAAGACACAAGGGGTTAACCCACGCAGTGCCTTCCTTGATTTTCAAGCCTGTGACGGGAACCTCAAAGGAGAGCCTGGAGGGGGAATGGAGCATTACCCACAATATCTTTAGGGAATATTTAGAAGAGCTGTTTCATTATCCCGAAGCCCATGAACAGGATGACAAATTAAATCCTGATTATTTTTATACCCACCCCAATCTAATTTTCCTTCAGAAATTTTTAAAGAATGGGTCTGCCATTTTAAAGGGAACGGGGGTGGTTTTTAATTTGTTAAACCATCGTCCCGAAATCTGTACACTTCTTCTCATCCAGGATGAAGAGTGGTATGAACGCCAGACCCATCCCTCCAAAGCCAGGAAAAAAGGGGTAAAACCCCTTTACATTGAACAAGATCTTTCCAAACAACCCATTCAAGAAAGTCTTCATTCTCAGTTTTTGGCTACCTTACCCCTTGATAACCCTCAGTGGGGGGAAATATTAAAACCATGGGGGGTGGTTCCCCCTGGAGGGGCCGCTTTAATTCTGGGGGCAAAAGAAGTTGTAAAAATGATGGAACTTCCGGAACCCGGTTGGCTCCGACAGTATTTTGTGGATCAGTTTTCCAAATAAAAAAAACTTAAAATGGCTTTAAGGATTATGGAGAAAACCGTATGGGGATAACCTTGCATCAAATCCAAAAATGGTTATCATAATAGAGGTCTGTGTTTTTTCATGAAGGAAACCAGGTTAATTTTTAAAAATTCTCTAATGACATGTTCCCCTTTGGTTTTATTAAAAACAAAAAGGATTCTTTCTTTTTTGTTTTTTTTCTCCTATTGTTTTGCCTTTTTTGCCTGCCAGGTAACAACGACCCATATTAAAAATGGATACGGTACTGCGAAACTTCCGGATAACTCCATTTACAAAGGGTCTTTTA is from Nitrospiria bacterium and encodes:
- a CDS encoding MFS transporter; this translates as MKSPDSTWKVLWLAMRSWRTAAVSLLSFSSGLPLGLVWITIPTWMAKEGVDIKIIGLFTLAQAPWTFKFVWSPFMDRYSIPLPKVGRKLGWAIVMQIGLLLLTLALSGLSSHPDVIWIIGSLTLAMAFVSASQDIAIDAYAVEVLKPEEQGIAVGARIALYRVAMFVAGGLAITLAGFLSWGSVFAMLSLFYLPMMVVSYFAPTSEYDKTQAPKTLKAAVWEPFIGFLSVHRSLEILLFVVLYKLADNLAGALVRPFLVQVGFDNFDVGVATATIGLFATLGGTFLGGAMTTAWGLGNCLWVFGALQILSNFGYVFIAEIGVNRPLMYTAMGFESLTTGMGTGAFSVLLLRMTQKQFSATQYALFSSLFALPRILAGPVTGVMVDAIGWRNFFLVTMAIGIPGMMMLQRFSPLGVRDPIFPPEAKREYKPLGKKALVGRAFMGGTIGFVFSSMVVVLLSAIRSFRSDPEKGFDMMKPFFDMVVPQTLTHTTQLFGIVLFSLVIGLATAAIFAARRNIKHPLPVGPEKT